CTGTCCGTTAGAGATCTTAAAGATTCCCTGAACCTTCGTTCCAGTGTGAACAGTTTGTTCACCCTTGGGCGAGAAATGAATGTTatgcatatatatttcgagaaatttttCCACTAAGACGCCATAGTTTCCAATGGACTCATCGGGCAAAGTATAAAACCAGTTCTTCGCCTCGCCTTCTAGGCTTGCTGGGAAAAAATTACACATTACCACGCCATAGTTCTTCCATTGTAGTAGGGACATGTTGTACATCTTGATGTGCTCTCCTGCGTCACCGGTGCCGTCAAACCTGGATGGGAAGGTTGGAAGTGTACATTTTGGGGGGAACGGTGATCGTTCAAGTTCCTTGGTGAAAGTAGTTTTCTGTGCTTCGCTAATCACCTCTGCCAACTTGTCGTCATCGCCGTCTCCCGCCAATTTCTTGACCATCTCCTCAAGTTGATTGAGCTTAGCCTCCGTCGCCGCCTCGGATCTCCCATTATGCACTTCTCGTCGGTTGAAGAATTTTCGGGTGGACCATACCCGCTTCTCGTCCGGTTGGGGTCGGGTGCATGTCCTCGGGTCAAGGGAGGTGTTTGAGTTCGTCCTGATCGGGTGTGGCTGCTGGAGGCTCCTCGGCTCGATGACCCTCGTGACCCAGATCTCTGATTTCGAAGTTGATAGTTTTCATGCTCCAACGCCAGGTTCCTTCTCTGTAATTCCCTCATCATATACTCCTGTCTCCTCTGATTTTCCAGAAGTGTCGGGTCGGTGCTCTCgtgactggaatgaccatttcctTGGTTCCCTACTGTATTGGGTGGTGGAACTGGTGGTGCCACAGGAGGAGCTACGGGGGGAGCGGTTGCAATTGGTGGGATGTCTCGGGTGGTGTCACCCAATTCTAGGTGTACTCGCCTAAGCCTCTCGCATTTTTGTTCCAAATCCCTCTGATACTCTGCGCATTGCCGAGCTCGTCTACGGTCCTCTCGCATTATTCGTGCCTCCTCGTCTTCCTTTGTGTCCGATGCAGTCATTCCATCTATCATCTCCCCTCGTCTCATTTGACACGGGTCAATTCTTAGTTCTCTCGGGGTGAGTTCATCGTCTTGGCCTAAGTCGACTTCCTCATTAACAGTTGCCATGCCTCCACCCGGTGCTCGGGACTCTCCTTGTTAATGCTGTCGACTGTTTTGTCGAGAGTCCGTTACTCCCTCATGCGCGCTAGTTCCTGTTACAGTTCGATTCTTCAGAATCCTGCCCGTCCCAGAAGTACTTGCCATCGGCTCGGGTCTGATTGATACTCTTCGGCTCTCCCTTCCCTTCATACGTCAGAAAAACATACAACACCTCACTTTGGACTGTTTTTGAAAAAGTTAAGGATGAAGTACAACAACTCTGaatttcagaaaaagaaaaagttcaaccAAGTATGATTCCTTTTTGCTTCATCTTGTTGAACTCAGCAAAAAAGGTTGTTTTGACAAATAAGACAATCTTTAAAAATGTTGTTTTGTTGCGTCTCTTTCGGTACTTTTATTATGCATTAATCATCGTTTGTCCCAACATTCTTTGTGCCAGAAATCATTAATTATCCGTACGTTTGGTCGGAAAATTTCTTTCTTGACTAAGATTTGTGGTGATGACCTCCGTCAATCGATTTGTCGGTGTCTCACCAGCACACGTTGTCCTAACAAGTTTTCTCTTCCTTTTGGCTTTGTGATGATGTTGTAGGGATCTTGTGACAGGGTTAAGATGAGACTATTGTCAAAGTACTCATCGCACCCTTTCTAGCCATAGCTTTTGAAAAACCCTAACTCAAcgatttcgagctgattttatcGCTGCTACTGTTGTGATTAAGTTACCCACGACCAGCGGGGTGTATTTTTTCTAGCTTCTACCAAACATAAAAGACAGTTCTTTTGGGATTTTCAgtcacaaaagaaaacataacCGATCAAAACTTAAACTGGACTTCTTAATCAGAACTATTTGACGTAAAGAGAAAGTTTTCAAAAGCATACCTCACAATCTTATTTTACAAGAGAACCTTGTAAAGTAAAGGAAATTTTGATTAATATGCAACGAGAATCTTGTTTTGCAAGAACACAGCAACTCTGATTGTTGACACGAGTCTAAATCAGAACTTTACAAACTCGATGAAAATTAAATGAAAACGAAAGTAATACACCGAGTTTCAAAAAGGAAAGGAAGACAAGAAAAAAGCTTTAAAAGACTCGTCCATCAACCCATATTTCTCAACCATAAGAGTCTTTCACTTAGCGTCAACTAACATCGAAGGATGTATTTAGGAGCTTGTGAATCCCTCTTTAATGGCCTTAATGCAAGGTATCAAAAGATGTTACacggtccccttagtcggcgccagaatgtagatgAGGAAAATTCTACAACTACATCCAAAGAAACACATACACACACCTAATGAAGTAAGCAAGTAATAGATgcacaagaacacaagatatatgtggttcagtatgattacctacgtccacaggGGTAAGGGATGATCTTTATTACTTGATTCAAGGTTACAAGGAATGTCTCTTCTTACAATCTCACAAGTCTCACTCTCCATCTCttagtattctctctttcctcacTGATCACTTGCCCTTTAACTCTCTACATGACCCTCTATTTATAACTACAAGtgatgatacatccaagttacagtgtAAGTCGCGACGTATCTTCCTTGATGTCCTTCTCGGGTAGCAGGTGATGTCTTTTCTGAGATGTAGGGCTAGGCCTGGTGATATCTTCTCCCGACATCCATTCATCCGATGTCGATCGGTTAGTGAGTATGGACGATGTCGCCCTTGATATTCTTAGCCGAGTCTTACTTTGACcagattcttcttatcttctcaaCTACTTCGTCAATGTATTTATTGCTCTTGTACTCGATGGCTGTCTCTTCTGTCACCTCCTACCTTTACACGTATTGTCTGCACGGGTTTCCTTGGTGTCTCTTTTCTCGCGCCTAAGCCAGATAGAATGATTTGGTGCTTCACGCCTCATCTGTCGTCGATGCCCCCACTACCTAGGATTGTTCCACCTGaatctgtggattatttacaccaaCACTAACTTTGTGAAATTATATGGCAAACTAATTGATGCCTCAATCGATAACAAAAGAAGTAGCAACTACACCAGTAACTAATTATTTTCCTTGCTAAATCAAAGTTTCCATTAGTAGCAAAGAGGATACATAACTGGTGGACACTACAGCCACTCaatctcaaaaattaattaaCAAAAAGGAAACGAGATCgtaccaaaaagaaaaagcagTAATTAAATATATGGAAGGATACAGATTGGGGATCCGCGCGAAACAATTGGATAGATCGTTCCGCGAATTCGTCCCACGAGCTTAAGTACACCATCTTTTGGAACCCTGAATCGAATGAACGGATGGTACAGAAGATTTTTGTTGTTTCTAGGGTTTCAGAATCGTAATTACGTTTATAAGGGGTTTAACGTCAAACCGTTAAGAAAAAGAACGACCAGTCTCTTCTTGCTTATTTTCGCGTAACTTCACCTACTCCACCCTATACTTCCCTCAAAAGCAAGAATAACCCCTCAGATAGTGTTTTCGTAAGCATAACCCCCTCTTAAACCCTCGGGAGCAATTCCTATATTTGATCCCACTATGAGATAACAAAAGTGAAAAATGGATGGATAAATGGTAAATATTAGTTTGTCCATTTCGGTTTATGAAGAGCCGCGCGGGTCTACTTCAaccacagtttttttttttaatttaaaaaaagaaCGGTAGTGAGCCCAAACTATTAAATTTGATCGAGTTGATTTTGCATAGTGGAACTGCCCTTGATTCGATCGAGTTGTTTATTTCCATGCTATCTCATAATTTTTATAGAACCTAACTGATCTGAAATGTTAAGCTAATTTTCGAGAATATGTTCTTCATAGTCATATAGATTTAACTTCTGTTATTTTTGTACATCAAAGTGAGTTCTATAGATAAAACACCTTTAGAACTCGTCAGATTCTACCCCGTTCATTTATatatagggtttttagaaaaaatTTACAAGTTCCGAATCACTACTCCAATCACCGAAACTGCTGTTGTTGACTTCAAGGGTTCTTGCATACTCTGTATTCGGCTCCACAAAGGCGTACGGTTTTGACACATTAGAACCTGACCTCCAGGATTGTTAGTCATCGGCAATCCTATtaccttcatcttcatcattataGTCCCAGTCATCATCGACACCCTCGTCATCTTCATCATTATAGTCATAGTCATCGTCCTCTTCATTGTGCACACTGCTATATGTTTCAAGGTAAGCATCATCACCCTCCTCCTATGAGAGAACAGAAAAtgtaacaaaaataacaaacggTCATGAAGTGACTATCAAGTTAGTGTACATAGATGAAGATCCAAAAACATACcacatcatcttcgtcttcagtaGAGTATGTTGAATCAAGTTTTGCATACAACTCTTCATCTCCATGGTCCTTCACAGTTTCCATTTGATTCTGTACAATGAGCCGAGTATAAGGGACTAGACGCACAAAGAGTGACATAACTTGAACCAGACTAGTCTATTAACTTCTATTTGAATAACACTAATCAAACAATTGCTATGATACTGTGGATTTTAACTCTTACAAGTTCTGATCTGAGAATATCCACCCTCCTCTGAACAGCTGAAATATGATTATAGAGTGCCTGTTTGTTGAAAGTAAAAGAATCAGCTAACACATTGTAACATCTGGCAAGAAATGCCAAGAATTAGAAATTAAAGGAAACTTTGTAGGCTTAAGAAATTTGAAGGTACCTCGCGCCGTTGAAGCTCAATAGAGCGTGCCAAAGCCTTCCTTTTCGTCAACAGATTCTTAGGCCTCAAAGTAGCAGGACGATGATAGTCTTTTCCTCGGAAGACAATGATGGCGTACCCTTGTGAAACTTTGTCTACTGAAACCAAGATACCCCCACTCTCAGCCTCTAAAGCTAATGCTAAGCTTCTGACCTGATCAAAATTTTTAGCCTTTGCCATAACCTTAACAAGCTCCCTGTATTTCCAGTGTAGGTGCATATTCTCCACTGTACCATCAAAGACACCTCGCCTCCCTGcaaaatttatgaaccccataATTCTCGTTTATAAATAAAAGCAACACCAGGAGAACAATAAAAACAGCTAGTTGTTATTGATCCATTTTCTACAAATAGAGAAAATGTTACCAAGGAGTAGGAACGCTTTCATTCTTAAACCGAGTTTGCGGAACATAAATCTCTCCTCGTCGCTTATGCTTTCTTGATCAGTTGGTTGCTCTACTGGCTTTAAGCATTCCTCCACCTTAGCTAAAGCTTTTTCAGCTTTATCCAACTTCCGTTGAGCCTGTTGCACCATAGGACTAGAAAATAAGGAGTCTTCATAATATAAACTCAttttaaataaaagaaaaaccagTGCCCAGCAATTAGACATTTACACCATGCTACAGGTTTCAGTATGTCATAGACAGGCATGAATGAAACCATCAGACTGGGATTCGAAGGCTTCTCCTAGTAGACTATTCAGCTAAATCTACACATTAGCAAAATGGCTAGTATCTAGTTCATCATGAAACCTTTATTAATAAATAAGGTTTACTCATTTCAAAGCAAGGAACTTACCAAACGAAGCTTGGACTCAAGCTTTCTAACAAGGGTTGCATGTCGTGCTACTTCTGCCTCTTGTAACACTTTGTCCCTTTCGGTGTCATTTAGCCTCTTCCCCCACCGGGCATCAGCTTCTAATGTTTCACCAAGTGTACCAGTGGCCCCAGATCCTGAAGTTTTATCAGTAATAGGAATGAAAAACGATGAGGCTCTCAACCGTGCTTGCTCCTCTTCATCTTGATAGTCCTTTGCCAATCTTTCTCTTTCTAATAGTGCTTCTGTCACGTCTGGGGTTAAGAAATCCTTTCCTCGGTAAAACACAATGAAGTCTTTGTTTCTAGTAAGCATTGTACCTCCTGTAAGTTTCTGTGCATCAGCAAAAGATCCAGTCAATTTGCACATTATAAGAAATGATCAAACAATTAGCCAATAACAATTGTAACATTTTTCAGACAACTGATTTTACAGATGTTTTTATGTGTACAACAACTTCGATCGTGTACTAATAACAGCATATCTGAGTAACACCTTAACACAGTAAAGAGATAACTGACGACAAAGTACAAACTCGAAGCAAAAGAAAACTTACCTTGATATCCTCAGCCATTCTCTCACTAGTAGTAAGTTGCACACCTCGCTTCAGAGCAATCTTTGCAACCGAACTACTTTCCCACAGCTTGACCATGGCCATTGCCAGTCCATGGTGTTGCCTGCTTCTTCCTGAAGGACAAAGTTCAAATCAAAATTTGCACTAAACAAAAGAAGCAGAAATCACTAAATTAAAAGGCACAAGAGTACAACCTACAGCGAAATGTGGAGGAAGGACTCTGGCAAGCCGTCGGAGGGCTGTACCTTCCTTAAGTCCAAGATTAGATCTCACCCCGTAGGGAAGTATTCTGTACGGTGGTTTGTAACCAGGCACAACACCTGGGAGCAAATCAGCATCTACCGGTAGTGGTTTGGGTCCAGGCCAATCTGTATATCGTGGTCCCAACCCATCCAATATCTTGTCAATTTCATGTTCATACTT
Above is a genomic segment from Papaver somniferum cultivar HN1 chromosome 10, ASM357369v1, whole genome shotgun sequence containing:
- the LOC113318238 gene encoding CRM-domain containing factor CFM3A, chloroplastic/mitochondrial-like; this encodes MSVVPSCQIYQASFLDSFQTASLSRFSGYPLQFARYGSSISSKKLYLSITQNSISSNSVPERNPPRNNSQKTASNGGLSNNEWNEIHHSNTIKRPQGYKNSGGFSSEDDESNTSTSTAGSSTMEKIVEKLKRFGYVDDSSEREGRRVPERSSVEDIFYIEEGTRGGASSHTPLDVENYFGGNGDIRFPWEKPMIKEAEGNSVRSKSRTSLAELTLPESELRRLRNLVVKTKSKTKVGGAGVTQAVVEKIHEKWKSSEIVRLKCEGPPALNMKRLHEILERKTGGLVIWRSGSSISLYRGVSYELASEHHQKRKIQSPSNIDNNYYAPVAESNTKHQIQRVSNFNTQSGKVCSEVGEISTVNPVPEVKYEHEIDKILDGLGPRYTDWPGPKPLPVDADLLPGVVPGYKPPYRILPYGVRSNLGLKEGTALRRLARVLPPHFAVGRSRQHHGLAMAMVKLWESSSVAKIALKRGVQLTTSERMAEDIKKLTGGTMLTRNKDFIVFYRGKDFLTPDVTEALLERERLAKDYQDEEEQARLRASSFFIPITDKTSGSGATGTLGETLEADARWGKRLNDTERDKVLQEAEVARHATLVRKLESKLRLAQRKLDKAEKALAKVEECLKPVEQPTDQESISDEERFMFRKLGLRMKAFLLLGRRGVFDGTVENMHLHWKYRELVKVMAKAKNFDQVRSLALALEAESGGILVSVDKVSQGYAIIVFRGKDYHRPATLRPKNLLTKRKALARSIELQRREALYNHISAVQRRVDILRSELNQMETVKDHGDEELYAKLDSTYSTEDEDDVEEGDDAYLETYSSVHNEEDDDYDYNDEDDEGVDDDWDYNDEDEGNRIADD